A segment of the Streptomyces sp. XD-27 genome:
TCAAGCGCGGCCAGTGCGTACCCGAGCGCGCGATCGCCGAACTGGCCGCCGCCGGTCTGGACGGCATCGAGGTGGACCACATGGACCACGACGCGCCGACCCGCGCCCGGCTCCGCGGCCTCGCCGCCGACCTGGGCCTGCTCACCACGGGCTCCAGCGACTACCACGGCAGCCGCAAGACCTGTCGGCTCGGGGAGTACACCACCGACCCCGAGGTCTACGGCGAGATCACGCGCCGTGCCACCGGCGCGTTCCCGGTCCCGGGCACGGGCGGTCACCCCCGCCCGTAACGCCTGCAACGCCCGCAACCGGTCCGCGGCCGACCCGCGCCGTTCAGGTGGCGGTCACCTCGCCTCCGCCTGCCTCCCGCACCCTTCACTCACCCTCACCGCCCTCCGCTCGACCCTTCTCCCCGCAAGGCCACACTGTGTTCGATGCCGCCGTTTTCGGATCCCTCTTTCTCACCCTTTTCGTGATCATGGACCCTCCGGGGATCACTCCGATCTTCCTCGGCCTCACCGCGGGCCGGCCGCTGAAGGTGCAGCGCCGGATGGCGTGGCAGGCGGTCGCGGTCGCCTTCGGCGTGATCACCGTGTTCGGCATCCTGGGCCAGCAGATCCTGGACTACCTGCACGTCTCCGTACCGGCGCTGATGATCGCGGGCGGGCTGCTGCTCCTGCTCATCGCGCTGGACCTGCTGACCGGCAAGACCGATGAGCCGAAGCAGACCAAGGACGTCAACGTCGCGCTCGTACCGCTGGGCATGCCGCTGCTGGCGGGGCCCGGCGCCATCGTCTCGGTGATCCTCGCGGTGCAGCACGCGGACGGGATCGGCGGTCAGGTCTCCGTGTGGGGCGCGATCGCCGCGATGCACGTCGTGCTGTGGCTGACCATGCGGTACTCGCTGCTGATCATCCGCGTGATCAAGGACGGCGGCGTGGTGCTGGTGACCCGGCTCGCGGGCATGATGCTGTCGGCGATCGCCGTCCAGCAGATCATCAACGGCGTCACCCAGGTCATCCGCGGCGGCTGACCGTTCCGTAGCCGACCGTCTCGTATACGACAGCGCCCCCGCGCGGACCGGCGACCGGTCCGCGCGGGGGCGCTTGCGTACGTCAGGCGTTACGAGGCCGAGGCGTCGGCCGGGCGGATATAGATGCGCTGGCCGACGGCGGCGGCCTGCTGCACGATCCGGTTGACGGAGGCGGCGTCCACGACGGTGCTGTCGACGGCGGTGCCGTCCACGTCGTTGAGGCGCATGATCTCGAAGCGCACAGGCTTCTCCCTTCGTCTGATCCTCCTGAGGAGAACTGATGGTGGTCGCGCGCGGCCACGTCGCCGCGCGTTCCCTATGTGAAGAACGGACTACACACCGAAAACATTCCCTACGCTAAAGAAATTTTTTCACAGGCTAATGAACGCGTGGTAACAGCCACGGTTGTGCCCCACCCGCGCGGGCCCGGACAATGAGGGCCGTATGAACGACGTCATTCCCTCGGACCTCAGCTCGATCAGCGCGGCGATCGAGCGCACCAACGAGCTCCTGCGCCGGGTGCTCGCCGAGGTCGCGACCACGCCGTCCACCCACGCGATCTTCGTGGACGCCGGGTACGTGTACGCCGCCGCCGGCCGGCTGGTCGCCGGGACGGAGGACCGCAGGGCCTTCGAGCTGGACGCCGAAGGGATCATCGAGGCGTTCATCGACAAGGCGCGGACGATCTTCCCGGACAGCAGGCTGCTGCGCGTGTACTGGTACGACGGGGCCCGCCGCCGGATCCACACCTCCGAGCAGCAGCGCATCGCCGAACTGCCCGACGTCAAGGTGCGGCTGGGCAACCTCAACGCCAACAACCAGCAGAAGGGCGTCGACTCGCTCATCCGCGGCGACCTGGAGTCCCTCGCTCGGCACCGGGCCATCGGCGACGCCGTCCTCCTCGGCGGCGACGAGGACCTGGTCAGCGCCGTCGAGGCGGCGCAGGGCTACGGCGCGCGGGTGCACCTGTGGGGCATCGAGGCGATCGAGGGCCGCAACCAGGCCGAGGCGCTGCTGTGGGAGGTCGACAGCCAGCGCACCTTCGACCTGGACTTCTGCAAGCCGTACGTGTCGCGCCGTACGGACCTCTACGAGCCCTTCGGCGACAGCCAGCCGGGCGGCGGGCCGGTGCCCGGCCGCGACGACGTGCGGTTCGTCGGCGCCCAGGTCGCCGCGCAGTGGCTCGCCGCCCGCGGCCGCGCCGCCCTGGCCGAGCTGCTGCCCGGCCACCCCTACCTGCCGGGCTCGGTCGACCAGGAGCTGCTCAACGAGGCGGAGGCGCTCCTGCGGCTGTCGCTGCGCGCGCACGCCGACCTGCGGCGCGCGCTGCGCGACGGCTTCTGGGAGCACTTGCAGGCGCAGTACTGACGCGTCGGCATGGGCCGTGGCGCGGCGGCGCGTACCGTTTCGACTGCGTACTGCTTGGCCGCGTACTGATTCGGCTACGTGCTCCTTGGCTGCGTGCCGCTTCTGCTGCCGTGCCGCTTCGGCTACGCGTCGCCGACGTCCTGCCAGAAGGCGGCGAGCGCCTCGGCGGTTGCGGTCGGCTGCTCGGCGTTGGGGGAGTGCCCGGCGCCCGCGATCACCGTGCGGCGGGCGGCGAGCCGCTCCGCCATCGCGTCGATCAGGGGCACCGGCCAGGCGTAGTCGACCTCGCCGGACAGGACGTGCTTGGGCAGCGGCACCGCCGCCAGTTCCGCCACCCGGTCCGGCTCGCCGGTCAACTGCCGCCCGGTGGCGATGAGTTGCTCGCGCACGGTGCCCAGCCAGCGCCGGTGCAGGAACTCCCGCACCTCGGGCGGCGCGCCCGTCTCGGGCGCCTCCGGCGGGTCGAGCGCCCGCATCGCCTGCCAGACGGACTCCATGTCGAGCATGGCGAGCGCGTCCAGGAGCTGCCTCGTACGGGTCTGCTGGGACGCGGAGACGGCCGCCGGGCCGGAGCTCATGATGGTCACGGACGCGAACGGGTCCGGCGTGCGCAGCACCGCGGCCCGCACGATCAGCCCGCCCAGCGAATGCCCCAGCACATGGATCCGGCGACCGCGGTCCTCGCCACTGAGGGCGATGGCCTGCGCCAGCACGTCACGGGCCAGTTCGTCCTGCGCGTACGCGGCCTCGTCGGGCGGTCCCTCGGTCTCGTACTGCCCGCGCCCGTCCGCCGCGACGACGCGGAACCCGGCGGCAGCCAGCGGCTCCAGCAGCGCGATGAAGTCTTCCTTGCTTCCGGTGAACCCGGGCACGAGCAGCGCGGTCCCGCGCGGAGGCGCCGCGTCGGGGCGCGCGTCGTGCACGGCGAAGGTGCCGCGCGCGGTGCGGAGGCTGCTGGGGCGGGCGCACGGGGGAGGGTGAGGGTCGGCGGCGTGCTCATGCCCTGAGGCTACGGCCCGGCCGCCGCTTTCCTTCCCCAACCCGCCCCCTACGCCCTCCCCCAGCGGCCGCGCTGGGGGAGGGAAAGGCTCCCGGCGGCGCCGCGCTCCGTGCAATGGCGAGGGCCCGGACGCCTCGCGGCGTCCGGGCCCTCTGCCGGTCACGGTCCGGATCAGCTCTCCGGCGTGGCCTCCGCGGCCGGAGCCGTCGCGCGCGTGCGCCGACGACGGACCGGCTTCGCCTCGGCGCCGTCGGCGGCCTCGACCGGAGCGGCGGCCGCCTCGGGGGCGGTCGCCGCGGCCTTGCGGGTGCGGCGGCGGGGTGCGGCGGGTGCCTCGGCGGTCTCGGCCGTGCCGTCGGCCGTGTCGGCCACCGCCTTGCGGGTGCGGCGGCGCGGCTTGGCCGGGGCCTCCTCCGCCTGAGCGGCGTCCGTCGTGCCCTCGGCGGTGTCCACCGCGGCCTCAGGCGCGGCCGCCGCGGTCTTGCGGGTGCGGCGGCGCGGTGCGGCGGGTGCCTCGGCGGCGTCGACCGCGGCTTCCGCCGTGTCGGCCACCGCCTTGCGGGTGCGGCGGCGCGGCTTCGCCGGGGCCTCCTCCGCAGGGGCGGACTCCGTACCCTCCGCCGTGTCCACGGCCGCCTCGGGGGCGGTCGCGGCGGCCTTGCGGGTGCGTCGGCGGGGCTTGGCCGGGGCCTCCTCCGCCGGAGCGGTCTCCGTCGTGCCCTCGGCGGTGTCCACCGCGGCCTCCGCCGCCTTGGCGGCGGTGCTGCGCGTGCGGCGGCGGCGCGGCTTGGCCGGGGCCTCGGCCGTGTCCACCGTCTCCACCGCGGCCTCGGCGGCCGG
Coding sequences within it:
- a CDS encoding NYN domain-containing protein codes for the protein MNDVIPSDLSSISAAIERTNELLRRVLAEVATTPSTHAIFVDAGYVYAAAGRLVAGTEDRRAFELDAEGIIEAFIDKARTIFPDSRLLRVYWYDGARRRIHTSEQQRIAELPDVKVRLGNLNANNQQKGVDSLIRGDLESLARHRAIGDAVLLGGDEDLVSAVEAAQGYGARVHLWGIEAIEGRNQAEALLWEVDSQRTFDLDFCKPYVSRRTDLYEPFGDSQPGGGPVPGRDDVRFVGAQVAAQWLAARGRAALAELLPGHPYLPGSVDQELLNEAEALLRLSLRAHADLRRALRDGFWEHLQAQY
- a CDS encoding MarC family protein, coding for MFDAAVFGSLFLTLFVIMDPPGITPIFLGLTAGRPLKVQRRMAWQAVAVAFGVITVFGILGQQILDYLHVSVPALMIAGGLLLLLIALDLLTGKTDEPKQTKDVNVALVPLGMPLLAGPGAIVSVILAVQHADGIGGQVSVWGAIAAMHVVLWLTMRYSLLIIRVIKDGGVVLVTRLAGMMLSAIAVQQIINGVTQVIRGG